The Candidatus Stygibacter australis genome segment TAATTTCACTTGAGCTTAACCCTTTATCCGCCAGTAAAATAATAATATCTTTTTTTCTTTTGTTTAATATTTTTAATTTCGCTGATAATAACTCTTTTTCTGACTGTATCCCTGACTGTATCCCTGACTGTATCCCTGACTGTATCCCTGATTGTGCACTGGTGCTTTCTCCTTGTTCATTTATGATAAACTGCATCTGTACATTATCACTAATCTCTCTTATTATCAGTTTCATATCTGGATATTCTGTCATTTCTCTGCGTATTTTCTTCATACCATTCCCCCACTGCTCAATGAGGGTTAATTCTTTAAAGATAGGAGCTAATATTTTATTCCTGATCTCAGAAGAATTATTATAAATATCCATGATATCAAAAGCAGCAGGTAAACTGCCCGGACTGGTGATTTCCAGTCTATTATCGAAAATAGCAACCTTGATATCGCTGCCGGTAATGGAATAATCTCTATGGATAACCGCATTTATAACAGCTTCCCTGATGGCAGTAAGCGGGTATTCCCATCTATTTTCACGATAAACCAGCCCGACTTTGGAAGATTTGGCAATATTTCTCATAATGAAATTCATCACGGCTTCCGGCTGTCTAAAGATAGGTTCATCAGCAGTGTATTGATCAAGCATGAAGTCCATATTTGTGCCTTTGAATCTGGCGCAGTTGATTTGAGCATATTTGAAATATTTTGATCTCTCTTCTTTGTTTTGCAGTAGTATACCGGCATTTGTAGGATATTGAGTATCTCGCTCAGTTTTAATCAGTTCCAGGTTCAATAATTGTTTTCTGTCAATATTTTTCCCGGTTTTCTCTTCATAAATCTGCTTAAATTCTGAGAGGTTTAATTCAATATCACCATCATAAATAATCTCGGCATCAAACGAGATATTCATTCTCTTCCTATCCAGCCTGGTAATAGTTTCTCTATCTGCCAGCCGGTTTGTTGAGCCAATCCTGATACAAGTTCCCTTATCTCTACCTTTAGCTTTGAGGTAATAGGGCAGGTGCGAGCCTGGATATACTTTTACATTTATGATATATTTATCATCTATGGTGTAAATGGTGATTTCTGGAATAATGGAAGGATAGCAACTGTCATAGATGATATTAGCAATTTTTTCTTCTGTCTTTATTACTTCATCTTCTGCAATACCTCTGATATTTCTGGTTTTATCTTCTATCCCAATAATGAGGTTGCCACCAGCACCATTACTGAAGGCGATCACCGTTTTGGCAATTTTCTCATTTGCAGGTAATTCTCTCTTGAATTCCAGTCTTCTGCCTTCAATTCCCTTCTCGATCAACCTTTTCACATCGTTCATTTATGACCCCTGGGGCAAAGCTCCTGCCTGCCATTCTCTTTCTGCCAGATAATACTGCACGCCTTTTGAACGCAAATCAAAAATCAATTTCTGACCAGGATTTTGAATTCTGTATAGCTCTGGTTTACTCTTACAATTTATCACTATATATAACCAGGCACTGTTTCCTAATTGACTGAGCCGGTTCCATTCGTTTTCGGAAAGCATAACCGCTCCGCTAAAACTTCTTCCTTTCACCTCAATGTAGCGTTTAATTTCATATTCATTTAGGCTGCGGATATCATAGCCAGCATTTTCACTGGAAACATCCTCAGGTTTCCATCCATTTTCAATTTCAAATTGCATAGCAATTTGCATGGCAATTTCTTCTACTTCATCATCACGGCTCATGCCATAATGATTTTTATATTCCAGTTGCGTGAGTGGTACAATGTATGCGCAACCGAGTACTTCTGGTTTCTTCATGTTCAATTGCTGCATTAATTCAATCTGGTTTAGACGTTTCTGCCGCTTTTCCCCTAATTCAATGATCCTTTGCTGTTTTCTTCTGATCTTTTCTTCAACGTTGGGGTCTCCAAACAGGATTTTGCTGTTTAAGTCATTTAATTCTCCGGTAAGATCAATAATAATATTTTCAAAAGCCTCCCGCAGGTATTCCTTTCTTTGAATTGCGTCATTTCCAACAATTGTTTTTACCTTATCATACTGCTTCAAAGTATAATTATTAAAGCACCATTCTTCTATCTTTTCTGTAGATTCTGATTGAGGGGCAGCGATTGACTTGGCATATACGCTTGGTTCCTGCAAATCAAGAAATTTTGCTGGAGATGTAATTTCAAGATTATCTTTTGAATTCCCATAGACAATAAATAATCTTTCATCCGCAACCGATTCCTCACTTCCCTGTCTGCGTTTATCAGAAATCTGACTTTTTACATAATAAGCAAAATAGTTCTTTTTATCATCTGGAGAAATTAATATTGTACCTTTGATCATTTCATCCCTGAATTTATTTCTTATCACTTTGATCAAAGTATCAAAAACGGGATTTCCAGGGTTAATGTAATGCGCTGTTCCAATATCCTTCAAGCTCTGATACTCCAGAAAAACATTCTTATCGAAACAGAATAGAACCTGCTTAAGATCAACATGGATGTTATAGGAAATTTTCAATTCTTCTCTTATTTCCAATGGCATCTCTTCAATACGATAAATAGACTCCCTAACTTCTGAGTATTTACCTCCCAAAGCAGCAAAAGCTTTTTCAAAAAAGAGCTTGATATATATAGGTTGAAGTCTATTCTCATCTGAATCTTCCTTTAAATGACGGGCATCACTGTAATCAACTTCGGAAAATCCAAGTTCTTTTTTCTTTTCTTCTATTTTTTCCTTGATATTAGCTTCTGTAAATTCTTCTTCAATAGCTTCACTATATTCGGTGTTTTCTCCATTGAAAGTAGTATTGAAGATGTCCTCCATGCTTACATTCTCAAAAATATCTGATATCACATCATAAACACGGTCATCTCCAAGCTGTTCCCTGATCATATCAAGTTTAAATAACAACTTCTTTAATACACTGCCTTCTCTGGTATTTTGGGCTACTAAATTGAAAACCAGAACATCCTGCTTTTGTCCATAGCGGTGAATACGCCCCATTCTTTGCTCAAGACGATTGGGATTCCAGGGTATATCCCAGTTAATCATTAAACGACAAAACTGCAAATTAATACCTTCGCCTGCTGCATCGGTTGCTAAGAGTATCTGAGAATCCCGGGCAAAACTGTTTTGTGCTTCTCTTCTTTCATCCACGGTCATGCCGCCATGAATACATACTACCGTGTAGCCACTGTTTAACAGCCTGTCCTGCAAATATTCCAGAGTATCTTTGTGCTCAGTGAAGATTACGATTTTCTCGTTTCTATCCAGAATACCTTCTGATCTGAATAGTTCGCGTAGTTTCTTTAATTTCTGTTCTTCCCTTTTGCTATTATACAATTCTTCTGCAAGTTCGAATAGGTATTTAACCTGAGATGCTTCTTCTTTTATTTCATCAATGTTTTTGGCGGTAGTGAACATTTTAAATTTTCGTGGATCAGCGAAAATTGCCTCCAATGACTCTCGCTCATCATCATCAAGCTCATTAAAATCATCTAAAGTCTCCATTGTAATATCAATCTTCTGTTTTTGAGACCATAATCCAGGGTTTTTGGCAAGTTCTTCTAATAATCCATTTAAGGCAGTATAACGATGCTTAAGGGTTTTCATTACTGCATAAATTGAACTCGTTAGCCGTCTTTGCATTACCATTAATGCCAGGCTTACATGAATATTTGATTCTGCGCTTGCTTCACGCCGCTTTCTGGATAGATACTCAGTTACTTTATCATAAAGGTTCTTTTCATCTGGTGTCAATTCATACATTGTAGTCTTAGTGTGCCTTGGCTTAAAAAGTGGGTTACCTTCCCAATCTTTCATTTCTTCCTTTAATCTTCTGATAAAAAAACGGTTTACTCCATCTTTGCTGATCTTTTTTACTCTGGCAGTTACTAAATCATCTGATGCAAAGATATCTTCATCTAATAATTGCAGCAAATTTTTGAATGTGTCTTTTCTTCCTCTATGAGGTGTTGCGGTTAATAAAAGAAGATGATCACATTGGCTGGAGAGTTCCTCCATCACCTGATAACGTTTACTGCGGTATCTTTTATTGCCATAATTAAAGGCACTTAACTTGTGTGCTTCATCCACAACTATCATATCCCAGCTTGTTTCTTTGATCGTGTTCATTATATCATCATTTCTAATGAAATCAATGGAAGTGATCAGCCTGTTAGAAGTTACAAATATACTTGGATCTGCTTGATAGGCAGCTCTATTGACAAGTTTGAAATTGATATTAAATTTTAAAGCCATCTCATCTTCCTGCCACTGCTTCGTGAGTCCACCAGGTGTAATTATCAAAATCCTTTCCAGCATTTTCCTTAACATCAATTCCTTGATCAATAATCCTGTCATTATTGTTTTGCCGGCTCCAGTATCATCTGCCAGAAGAAATCTTATTTTAGGCAATGGTAACAGGTATTTATATACAGCTTCAACCTGATGAGGCAATGGATCTATAATACTGCAATTTACAGCAAAAAGAGGATCAAACTGATAAGCTGAATTTATGCGCTCCGCTTCTGCATATAATTTAAACTTCTGGGGATCACCTTTGAAGCTGTATTCTCCTTCTTTACCAATTATTTCCAAAGAATCTAATTCTTCTTTGCTAATGATTTTATTACTTTCAAGATTGGATTGGGTTCCAATAAATTTTAATGAGTACATAATTCCTAATCTTTGGATTTTAGTCAGTTTTACGGATTCACCCTCAATCAGATTTAATATTATTGATCCTTCTTCTAACAAAATCAGTCTCCTTTCTATTATTCAATCATTTTCATAAAGTCCATTATTCTCAATAATTCAGTAAATACATAACAATAAAATCAATTGCTTATTGGCAAGACATTTTTAAGAGAAAAGGCTTCTCTGAAAATGACTGATTATTCTGCTTCCGCATCTGCTTTAACTATTTTTTTTTATTTAGCCAATAACATTTTCCGGGTAAATTCAACTCCACTAATTTTTGCCTTACAGAAATATATCCCGCTGGGTAAACCTTCTGCTGACCAGACAATCTGATGATTTCCGGCAGTAAAGGGCTTATCAACCAGAGTTTGCACGAACTGTCCTTTGATATTATAAATAGAGATATTTACAGGAGAATTTTCCTGGCATACGGCAAAAGAAATTGTAGTAGAAGGATTGAAGGGATTAGGATAATTCCCCAGTAGTTTGTTATGTTCTGGTATAATATCTTCATTATTATTATTTGAGTACACGGTAAGATTAACAGTAATATATTTTGTGTCCCAACTGTCAGTGGTGATTTCAAGAAGTGCGGAGTGTAAACCGGTATCAAGCTCAGCAGTATCAAAATTTATTGTTATCTCTGTCGATTCATCAAGCTCCAGAGTACCTGATGATGTATTAAGATTGATCCACTGCAGAGGAGAATGAAGGAGAAATTCACCCGTAGTTGTATGCGGGTCAGCGCCATATCCATCACCCGTAAGAGTCCAGGGGATATGCAGGTTCCCTGCAATTGTTTCACTCACACTTACATTGATATCCAGATACGCATATTCACCGGAATGAATGACACCCCAGCCCTGCTGAGTGGTTCCATGCCAGACAATATTTCCTGAACCTGTGCTGCCATCCCAGACCAAATCTCCACCACTTCCACCAACAGCATCTGTGGCAGTATTTAAAGTAACACCCAAAGGAAGTTCCAGGCATAATTCTTCTATCCATTCATCCGCAGAATTATTAAATATACCAATAGTCCAGTCAGCAGTTTCTCCGGGGACAAAAAAACTCTCTTCACAAAATGCTGTAGAACCTGTTATATCGCGTACTGGAGGATAAGTCTGCTCAGCATTAATATAGAAATTCACTGTCTGAACACCGATATTAGTTACTTCAAACATCCTGCTGCCAGTTTGATCTACCTCC includes the following:
- a CDS encoding putative DNA binding domain-containing protein — encoded protein: MNDVKRLIEKGIEGRRLEFKRELPANEKIAKTVIAFSNGAGGNLIIGIEDKTRNIRGIAEDEVIKTEEKIANIIYDSCYPSIIPEITIYTIDDKYIINVKVYPGSHLPYYLKAKGRDKGTCIRIGSTNRLADRETITRLDRKRMNISFDAEIIYDGDIELNLSEFKQIYEEKTGKNIDRKQLLNLELIKTERDTQYPTNAGILLQNKEERSKYFKYAQINCARFKGTNMDFMLDQYTADEPIFRQPEAVMNFIMRNIAKSSKVGLVYRENRWEYPLTAIREAVINAVIHRDYSITGSDIKVAIFDNRLEITSPGSLPAAFDIMDIYNNSSEIRNKILAPIFKELTLIEQWGNGMKKIRREMTEYPDMKLIIREISDNVQMQFIINEQGESTSAQSGIQSGIQSGIQSGIQSEKELLSAKLKILNKRKKDIIILLADKGLSSSEITIMLKLKNRSSIYNHHLKPLMKLGIIEWVNKENKQSRLQKYQLTELGWDLVKEIEKENE
- a CDS encoding helicase-related protein, producing the protein MLEEGSIILNLIEGESVKLTKIQRLGIMYSLKFIGTQSNLESNKIISKEELDSLEIIGKEGEYSFKGDPQKFKLYAEAERINSAYQFDPLFAVNCSIIDPLPHQVEAVYKYLLPLPKIRFLLADDTGAGKTIMTGLLIKELMLRKMLERILIITPGGLTKQWQEDEMALKFNINFKLVNRAAYQADPSIFVTSNRLITSIDFIRNDDIMNTIKETSWDMIVVDEAHKLSAFNYGNKRYRSKRYQVMEELSSQCDHLLLLTATPHRGRKDTFKNLLQLLDEDIFASDDLVTARVKKISKDGVNRFFIRRLKEEMKDWEGNPLFKPRHTKTTMYELTPDEKNLYDKVTEYLSRKRREASAESNIHVSLALMVMQRRLTSSIYAVMKTLKHRYTALNGLLEELAKNPGLWSQKQKIDITMETLDDFNELDDDERESLEAIFADPRKFKMFTTAKNIDEIKEEASQVKYLFELAEELYNSKREEQKLKKLRELFRSEGILDRNEKIVIFTEHKDTLEYLQDRLLNSGYTVVCIHGGMTVDERREAQNSFARDSQILLATDAAGEGINLQFCRLMINWDIPWNPNRLEQRMGRIHRYGQKQDVLVFNLVAQNTREGSVLKKLLFKLDMIREQLGDDRVYDVISDIFENVSMEDIFNTTFNGENTEYSEAIEEEFTEANIKEKIEEKKKELGFSEVDYSDARHLKEDSDENRLQPIYIKLFFEKAFAALGGKYSEVRESIYRIEEMPLEIREELKISYNIHVDLKQVLFCFDKNVFLEYQSLKDIGTAHYINPGNPVFDTLIKVIRNKFRDEMIKGTILISPDDKKNYFAYYVKSQISDKRRQGSEESVADERLFIVYGNSKDNLEITSPAKFLDLQEPSVYAKSIAAPQSESTEKIEEWCFNNYTLKQYDKVKTIVGNDAIQRKEYLREAFENIIIDLTGELNDLNSKILFGDPNVEEKIRRKQQRIIELGEKRQKRLNQIELMQQLNMKKPEVLGCAYIVPLTQLEYKNHYGMSRDDEVEEIAMQIAMQFEIENGWKPEDVSSENAGYDIRSLNEYEIKRYIEVKGRSFSGAVMLSENEWNRLSQLGNSAWLYIVINCKSKPELYRIQNPGQKLIFDLRSKGVQYYLAEREWQAGALPQGS